Proteins encoded together in one Penaeus vannamei isolate JL-2024 chromosome 41, ASM4276789v1, whole genome shotgun sequence window:
- the LOC138860403 gene encoding cuticle protein 8-like, translated as MSLKVILVACVAAVALADKAPVHHLPPVYAAPTYHAPEPVYHAPAHYKEPEYPTVPPKYNYNYGVADGYSGANFGHSESRDGYKTEGSYTVDLPDGRKQTVKYVDNGDGLVAEVIYEGEAQYPEYKPTYKPAPYHAPPKYPVY; from the exons ATGTCTCTCAAA GTGATCCTCGTAGCGTGTGTGGCCGCAGTGGCTCTGGCCGATAAGGCTCCCGTGCACCATCTGCCACCTGTTTACGCCGCACCCACGTACCACGCTCCCGAACCCGTGTACCATGCCCCTGCCCACTACAAGGAGCCAGAGTACCCCACC GTCCCCCCgaagtacaactacaactacggcgtcgccgacggctactccggcgccaacttcggccactcggagtcccgcgacggctacaagaccgagggcagctacaccgtcgacctccccgacggccgcaagcagaccgtcaagtacgtggacaacggcgacggtctcgtagctgaggtcatctacgagggcgaggctcagtaccccgagtacaagccCACCTACAAGCCCGCTCCCTACCACGCTCCCCCCAAGTACCCCGTGTACTAA
- the LOC113801160 gene encoding cuticle protein 8: MSLKVILVACVAAVALADKAPVYHQPPVYAAPTYHAPEPVYHAPAHYKEPEYPVVPPKYNYNYGVADGYSGANFGHSESRDGYKTEGSYSVDLPDGRKQTVKYVDNGDGYVAEVSYEGEAQYPEYKPTYKPAPYHAPPKYPVY; the protein is encoded by the exons ATGTCTCTCAAG GTGATCCTCGTAGCGTGTGTGGCCGCAGTGGCTCTGGCCGATAAGGCTCCCGTGTACCATCAGCCTCCTGTTTACGCCGCACCCACGTACCACGCTCCCGAACCCGTGTACCATGCCCCTGCCCACTACAAGGAGCCAGAGTACCCCGTC GTCCCCCCgaagtacaactacaactacggcgtcgccgacggctactccggcgccaacttcggccattcggagtcccgcgacggctacaagaccgagggcagctactccgtcgacctccccgacggccgcaagcagaccgtcaagtacgtggacaacggcgacggttatgtggctgaggtcagctacgagggcgaggctcagtaccccgagtacaagccCACCTACAAACCCGCTCCCTACCACGCTCCCCCCAAGTACCCCGTGTACTAA
- the LOC113801159 gene encoding cuticle protein 8-like has translation MSLKVILVACVAAVALADKAPVYHQPPVYAAPTYHAPEPVYHAPAHYKEPEYPTVPPKYNYNYGVADGYSGVNLGHSESRDGYKTEGSYTVDLPDGRKQTVKYVDNGDGYVAEVIYEGEAQYPEYKPTYKPAPYHAPPKYPVY, from the exons ATGTCTCTCAAG GTGATCCTCGTAGCGTGTGTGGCCGCAGTGGCTCTGGCCGATAAGGCTCCCGTGTACCATCAGCCTCCTGTTTACGCCGCACCCACGTACCACGCTCCCGAACCCGTGTACCATGCCCCTGCCCACTACAAGGAACCAGAGTACCCCACC GTCCCCCCgaagtacaactacaactacggcgtcgccgacggctactccggcgTCAACctcggccactcggagtcccgcgacggctacaagaccgagggcagctacaccgtcgacctccccgacggccgcaagcagaccgtcaagtacgtggacaacggcgacggttATGTGGCTGAGGTCatctacgagggcgaggctcagtaccccgagtacaagccCACCTACAAGCCCGCTCCCTACCACGCTCCCCCCAAGTACCCCGTGTACTAA
- the LOC113801163 gene encoding cuticle protein 8-like: MSLKVILVACVAAVALADKAPVYHQPPVYAAPTYRAPEPVYHAPAHYKEPEYPTVPPKYNYNYGVADGYSGANFGHSESRDGYKTEGSYSVDLPDGRKQTVKYVDNGDGLVAEVSYEGEAQYPEYKPIYKPAPYHAPPKYPVY; encoded by the exons ATGTCTCTCAAG GTGATCCTCGTAGCGTGTGTGGCCGCAGTGGCTCTGGCCGATAAGGCTCCCGTGTACCATCAGCCACCTGTTTACGCCGCACCCACGTACCGCGCTCCCGAACCCGTATACCATGCACCTGCCCACTACAAGGAGCCAGAGTACCCCACC GTTCCCCCgaagtacaactacaactacggcgtcgccgacggctactccggcgccaacttcggccactcggagtcccgcgacggctacaagaccgagggcagctactccgtcgacctccccgacggccgcaagcagaccgtcaagtacgtggacaacggcgacggtcttgtagctgaggtcagctacgagggcgaggctcagtaccccgagtacaagccCATCTACAAGCCCGCTCCCTACCACGCTCCCCCCAAGTACCCCGTGTACTAA
- the LOC113801142 gene encoding cuticle protein 8-like, with the protein MSLKVILVACVAAVALADKAPVYHQPPVYAAPTYHAPEPVYHAPAHYKEPEYPTVPPKYNYNYGVADGYSGANFGHSESRDGYKTEGSYSVDLPDGRKQTVKYVDNGDGYVAEVIYEGEAQYPEYKPTYKPAPYHAPPKYPVY; encoded by the exons ATGTCTCTCAAG GTGATCCTCGTAGCGTGTGTGGCCGCGGTGGCTCTGGCCGATAAGGCTCCCGTGTACCATCAGCCTCCTGTTTACGCCGCACCCACGTACCACGCTCCCGAACCCGTGTACCATGCCCCTGCCCACTACAAGGAGCCAGAGTACCCCACC GTCCCCCCgaagtacaactacaactacggcgtcgccgacggctactccggcgccaacttcggccactcggagtcccgcgacggctacaagaccgagggcagctactccgtcgacctccccgacggccgcaagcagaccgtcaagtacgtggacaacggcgacggttATGTGGCTGAGGTCatctacgagggcgaggctcagtaccccgagtacaagccCACCTACAAGCCCGCTCCTTACCACGCTCCCCCCAAGTACCCCGTGTACTAA
- the LOC113801164 gene encoding cuticle protein 8-like → MSLKVILVACVAAVALADKAPVHHLPPVYAAPTYHAPEPVYHAPAHYKEPEYPTVPPKYNYNYGVADGYSGANFGHSESRDGYKTEGSYTVDLPDGRKQTVKYVDNGDGLVAEVSYEGEAHYPEYKPTYKPAPYHAPPKYPVY, encoded by the exons ATGTCTCTCAAG GTGATCCTCGTAGCGTGTGTGGCCGCAGTGGCTCTGGCCGATAAGGCTCCCGTGCACCATCTGCCACCTGTTTACGCCGCACCCACGTACCACGCTCCCGAACCCGTGTACCATGCCCCTGCCCACTACAAGGAGCCAGAGTACCCCACC GTCCCACCcaagtacaactacaactacggcgtcgccgacggctactccggcgccaacttcggccactcggagtcccgcgacggctacaagaccgagggcagctacaccgtcgacctccccgacggccgcaagcagaccgtcaagtacgtggacaacggcgacggtctcgtagctgaggtcagctacgagggcgaagCTCACTACCCCGAGTACAAGCCCACCTACAAGCCCGCTCCCTACCACGCTCCCCCCAAGTACCCAGTGTACTAA
- the LOC113801155 gene encoding cuticle protein 8-like, whose translation MSLKVILVACVAAVALADKAPVYHQPPVYAAPTYHAPEPVYHAPAHYKEPDYPTVPPKYNYNYGVADGYSGVNLGHSESRDGYKTEGSYTVDLPDGRKQTVKYVDNGDGYVAEVIYEGEAQYPEYKPTYKPAPYHAPPKYPVY comes from the exons ATGTCTCTCAAG GTGATCCTCGTAGCGTGTGTGGCCGCAGTGGCTCTGGCCGATAAGGCTCCCGTGTACCATCAGCCTCCTGTTTACGCCGCACCCACGTACCACGCTCCCGAACCCGTGTACCATGCCCCTGCCCACTACAAGGAGCCAGACTACCCCACC GTCCCCCCgaagtacaactacaactacggcgtcgccgacggctactccggcgTCAACctcggccactcggagtcccgcgacggctacaagaccgagggcagctacaccgtggaccttcccgacggccgcaagcagaccgtcaagtacgtggacaacggcgacggttATGTGGCTGAGGTCatctacgagggcgaggctcagtaccccgagtacaagccCACCTACAAGCCCGCTCCCTACCACGCTCCCCCCAAGTACCCCGTGTACTAA
- the LOC113801158 gene encoding cuticle protein 8-like, with amino-acid sequence MSLKVILVACVAAVALADKAPVHHLPPVYNTPTYHAPEPVYHAPAHYKEPEYPTVPPKYNYNYGVADGYSGANFGHSESRDGYKTEGSYSVDLPDGRKQTVKYVDNGDGLVAEVSYEGEAHYPEYKPTYKPAPYHAPPKYPVY; translated from the exons ATGTCTCTTAAG GTGATCCTCGTAGCGTGTGTGGCCGCAGTGGCTCTGGCCGATAAGGCTCCCGTGCACCATCTGCCACCTGTTTACAATACACCCACGTACCACGCTCCCGAACCCGTGTACCATGCCCCTGCCCACTACAAGGAGCCAGAGTACCCCACC GTTCCCCCgaagtacaactacaactacggcgtcgccgacggctactccggcgccaacttcggccactcggagtcccgcgacggctacaagaccgagggcagctactccgtcgacctccccgacggccgcaagcagaccgtcaagtacgtggacaacggcgacggtcttgtagctgaggtcagctacgagggcgaggctcactaCCCCGAGTACAAGCCCACCTACAAGCCCGCTCCCTATCACGCTCCCCCCAAGTACCCCGTGTACTAA